One Glycine max cultivar Williams 82 chromosome 4, Glycine_max_v4.0, whole genome shotgun sequence DNA segment encodes these proteins:
- the LOC100305439 gene encoding protein kinase family protein, with translation MRVKHSSGAIPLVSKEIVEVNTLELKIDPKKKEVEMEESASVESPNIGWGRWYSLKELENATEGFAEQNVIGEGGYGIVYKGILMDGSVVAVKNLLNNKGQAEKEFKVEVEAIGKVKHKNLVGLVGYCAEGAQRMLVYEYVDNGTLEQWLHGDVGPASPLTWDIRMKIAVGTAKGLAYLHEGLEPKVVHRDVKSSNILLDKKWNAKVSDFGLAKLLGSEKSYVTTRVMGTFGYVSPEYASTGMLNEGSDVYSFGILLMELITGRSPIDYSRPPGEMNLVDWFKGMVASRHGDELVDPLIDIQPSPRSLKRALLVCLRCIDLDVSKRPKMGQIVHMLEADDFPFRSELRTNREKDPAASSKIPYPTRHVEPADKSSWR, from the exons ATGCGAGTGAAGCACAGCTCCGGCGCGATCCCACTGGTCTCGAAGGAGATCGTGGAGGTGAATACTCTGGAGCTGAAAATCGATCCGAAGAAGAAGGAGGTGGAGATGGAAGAGAGTGCGTCGGTGGAGTCGCCGAACATAGGGTGGGGACGTTGGTATAGCCTCAAGGAGCTTGAGAATGCCACTGAAGGCTTTGCGGAACAGAATGTGATCGGAGAAGGAGGCTATGGGATTGTCTACAAAGGAATTCTCATGGATGGCTCTGTCGTGGCTGTCAAAAATCTTCTCAACAACAA GGGTCAGGCAGAGAAAGAGTTTAAGGTGGAGGTTGAAGCCATTGGAAAAGTGAAACATAAGAATTTGGTGGGGTTAGTTGGATATTGCGCAGAAGGTGCTCAAAG GATGCTTGTTTATGAATATGTTGACAATGGAACATTGGAACAGTGGCTGCATGGTGATGTAGGACCTGCTAGCCCCTTGACATGGGATATAAGAATGAAGATTGCTGTTGGGACTGCAAAAGG GCTAGCCTACTTGCACGAAGGATTAGAACCCAAAGTTGTCCACCGAGATGTAAAATCCAGTAACATTCTTTTGGACAAAAAGTGGAATGCTAAAGTATCAGACTTTGGACTGGCCAAGCTCTTAGGGTCTGAGAAAAGCTATGTGACAACGCGCGTAATGGGGACATTCGG ATATGTTTCACCTGAGTATGCAAGCACTGGTATGCTTAATGAGGGAAGCGATGTGTATAGTTTTGGGATTCTACTGATGGAGTTAATTACAGGAAGGAGTCCCATTGATTATTCTAGACCACCTGGAGAG ATGAACTTGGTTGATTGGTTTAAGGGAATGGTTGCAAGTCGACATGGCGATGAGCTAGTTGATCCATTAATTGATATTCAGCCCTCTCCAAGATCTTTGAAGCGAGCTTTACTGGTTTGTCTGCGCTGTATAGACTTGGATGTCAGTAAGCGACCAAAGATGGGTCAAATTGTTCATATGCTTGAGGCTGATGATTTCCCCTTCCGTTCT GAACTTCGAACAAATAGAGAGAAAGATCCTGCTGCTTCCAGTAAGATTCCATATCCAACCAGGCATGTGGAGCCCGCAGATAAATCAAGCTGGAGATGA